From a single Metopolophium dirhodum isolate CAU chromosome 6, ASM1992520v1, whole genome shotgun sequence genomic region:
- the LOC132947316 gene encoding uncharacterized protein LOC132947316, with protein MDAMDTISSTANKLLKEFSLDNRYEVISLTAYEGKINIQENINNFLDKEFIECKSCKSERVITASIKNHLLIELLSLPTDLEASISISNLSDIGAIQNNYAGEVHLYLDDIPKTIKINDIYFLRGAIGFCGQDRWGLRVTTGHYKAFAYRSNDQWEVYDDLRDGISLNTKKKENIEMLLYSK; from the exons atggatGCAATGGATACAATTTCATCAACAGCCAATAAGCTGTTAAAAG AATTTTCTTTAGACAATAGATATGAAGTAATATCATTGACTGCTTATGAGGGGAAAATAAACATTcaagaaaatattaacaacttCTTAGATAAGGAATTTATTGAGTGTAAAAGCTGCAAAAGTGAGAGAGTTATAACTGCCAGCATAAAAAACCATTTGTTGATAGAACTACTATCATTACCTACag ATCTAGAAGCATCAATAAGCATATCCAATCTGAGTGATATAGGAGCAATCCAAAACAATTATGCAGGAGAAGTCCATTTGTATTTAGATGATAttccaaaaacaataaaaattaatgatatttattttttgagagGAGCTATAGGGTTTTGTGGACAAGACCGGTGGGGATTAAGAGTGACCACAGGACACTATAAAGCGTTTGCATACAGATCAAATGACCAATGGGAAGTGTATGATGATCTCAGAGATGGCatatcattaaatacaaaaaagaaggaaaatattgaaatgctattgtattcaaaataa
- the LOC132947323 gene encoding uncharacterized protein LOC132947323 → MRSGPHSDPGPDDDDGYLVSFGRALRETNDAPGRTGLCAPTYVVQTQHTSQTLYYYRHRRPSVQIVAGAVMCRASYRQHPKMGPMPKNHGNANSNSYANRLNVLKQVLKPYRDNNANCLRLITRSARVNLNKHWKSLENLFTAGHDRRPADFKERAQNAANEMLENGENARPAEAADCSNPTADAVDKFRHLHMEDDR, encoded by the exons ATGAGATCAGGACCGCATTCCGATCCGGgacccgacgacgacgacggctacCTTGTGAGTTTTGGCCGAGCTCTACGAGAAACGAACGACGCACCTGGAAGAACGGGTCTCTGCGCTCCCACGTATGTTGTACAGACACAACATACCAgccaaacattatattattaccgccATCGGAGACCATCCGTTCAAATCGTCGCCGGCGCAGTCATGTGCCGAGCATCGTACCGTCAGCATCCGAAAATGGGTCCGATGCCGAAGAACCACGGCAACGCCAACAGCAATTCCTACGCCAACCGTCTCAACGTCTTGAAACAA GTTTTGAAACCGTACCGGGACAACAACGCCAACTGTCTGCGGCTGATCACCAGGTCGGCCAGGGTGAACCTGAACAAGCACTGGAAGAGCCTGGAGAATCTGTTCACGGCCGGGCACGACCGCCGTCCGGCAGACTTCAAGGAACGCGCCCAGAACGCGGCCAACGAGATGCTGGAGAACGGCGAGAACGCAAGGCCCGCGGAGGCGGCGGACTGCTCCAACCCGACGGCGGACGCGGTCGACAAATTTCGACACTTGCACATGGAGGACGACCGTTGA